A single genomic interval of uncultured Pseudodesulfovibrio sp. harbors:
- the uvrA gene encoding excinuclease ABC subunit UvrA, giving the protein MTTSADRKSIHIEGARHHNLKDLTLDIPRDELVVVCGPSGSGKSTLAFDIVYAEGQRRYVESLSAYARQFLPQMDKPDVDKVEGLSPAISLEQQTATRNPRSTVGTVTEVYDFLRVFFARLGKFYCPKCGKPIEAQTTDQIVETILAMENGTKFMLLAPLVEHQKGTHKDLFDKLRKEGFVRVRIGGSMYTLDDVPELEKNKKHTIDLVVDRLVIKDGIKKRLADSVELALERGDERMIVSVVGGDNPGDTFMSTLSTCPSCKISMPRLTPQLFSFNSPQGACPTCNGIGSVEYFEPDLISPNKGLSLNDGGVIPWKSAYRQEQYGPKLKKLAKAHGFTLDTPLGEFSEEAWSALFYGSPETGWPGVVPILEYGQQQSGVWDHWTARFQQSRPCPDCEGARLRPEALAVRVADKNMFQFSSMSIQRALEWLKNLEFSGHETLISEPLLKELTHRLGFMVNVGLDYLSMGRNMGTLSGGEAQRIRLASQLGSGLVGVTYVLDEPSIGLHPRDNQRLIDTLRSLQKRGNTVLVVEHDEPTIREADHVIEIGPSSGWLGGEIVFQGPVKELVKADSLTGKYLRGDMFIAPPETRRKPKDSIVIKGVETNNLKNLDVEIPLGVMTCVTGVSGSGKSSLVMDSLYKHIQLYNGNKANNPGKIAGINGLDKIEKVISIDQTPIGRTPRSNPATYTKIFDEIRKIFAGSKEARTRGYQPGRFSFNVKGGRCEACKGDGQIRVEMHFLPDVYVTCETCKGKRYNAQTLEVEYRGKNIADVLAMTVRQAREFFANHPPLMRRLDVLAQVGLEYLQLGQPATTLSGGEAQRIKISRELGKRNLPGALYILDEPTTGLHMHEVGKLIRVLHALVDKGATVIVIEHNTDVIMASDHVIDLGPGGGEHGGQIVASGTPEQIIANPDSVTGKFL; this is encoded by the coding sequence ATGACTACATCCGCAGACAGGAAATCCATCCATATCGAAGGTGCCCGACACCATAATCTCAAGGACCTGACACTCGACATCCCGCGCGACGAACTCGTTGTCGTGTGCGGCCCGTCCGGGTCCGGAAAATCAACCCTTGCCTTTGACATCGTCTATGCAGAAGGCCAGCGCAGATACGTGGAATCCCTTTCCGCCTACGCCCGCCAGTTCCTGCCGCAGATGGACAAACCGGATGTCGACAAGGTCGAGGGACTGTCCCCGGCCATTTCGCTGGAGCAGCAGACCGCCACGCGCAACCCGCGCTCCACGGTCGGCACCGTCACCGAAGTCTACGATTTCCTGCGCGTCTTTTTCGCCCGCCTCGGCAAGTTCTACTGCCCGAAATGCGGCAAGCCCATCGAGGCCCAGACCACGGACCAGATCGTCGAGACCATCCTCGCCATGGAAAACGGCACCAAGTTCATGCTGCTCGCCCCGCTGGTGGAACACCAGAAAGGCACGCACAAGGACCTGTTCGACAAGCTCCGGAAAGAGGGCTTCGTCCGCGTCCGCATCGGCGGCAGCATGTATACGCTCGACGATGTGCCGGAACTCGAAAAGAACAAGAAGCACACCATTGATCTCGTGGTGGACCGCCTTGTCATCAAGGACGGCATCAAGAAACGTCTGGCCGATTCCGTGGAACTCGCGCTGGAACGCGGCGACGAACGCATGATCGTATCCGTAGTGGGCGGGGACAACCCCGGCGACACCTTCATGTCCACCCTGTCCACCTGTCCATCCTGCAAGATTTCCATGCCGCGGCTCACCCCGCAGCTCTTTTCCTTCAACTCGCCGCAGGGTGCCTGCCCCACCTGCAACGGCATCGGTAGCGTCGAATATTTCGAGCCGGACCTCATTTCACCCAACAAGGGACTCTCGCTCAACGACGGCGGCGTGATCCCGTGGAAGTCCGCGTACCGGCAGGAGCAGTACGGTCCCAAGCTCAAGAAGCTCGCCAAGGCCCACGGCTTCACTCTGGACACGCCGCTCGGGGAATTCTCCGAGGAGGCATGGTCCGCGCTGTTCTACGGCAGCCCGGAAACCGGCTGGCCCGGTGTGGTGCCCATCCTCGAATACGGGCAGCAGCAGTCCGGCGTCTGGGATCACTGGACCGCCCGTTTCCAGCAGTCCCGCCCCTGTCCCGACTGTGAAGGCGCACGCCTGCGCCCCGAAGCCCTTGCCGTGCGCGTGGCTGACAAAAACATGTTCCAGTTCTCGTCCATGTCCATCCAGCGCGCGCTGGAATGGCTCAAAAATCTGGAATTCTCCGGTCACGAGACCCTTATCTCCGAGCCGCTGCTCAAGGAACTGACGCACCGCCTCGGCTTCATGGTCAACGTGGGCCTCGACTATCTTTCCATGGGACGCAACATGGGCACCCTGTCCGGTGGCGAGGCCCAGCGCATCCGGCTTGCCTCGCAGCTCGGCTCCGGTCTTGTCGGCGTCACCTACGTGCTGGACGAGCCGTCCATCGGGCTGCACCCCCGCGACAACCAGCGATTGATCGACACCCTCCGGTCACTCCAGAAGCGCGGCAACACCGTCCTTGTGGTCGAACACGACGAACCCACCATCCGCGAGGCCGACCATGTCATCGAAATCGGCCCGAGTTCCGGCTGGCTCGGTGGTGAAATCGTGTTTCAGGGACCGGTCAAGGAACTCGTCAAAGCGGATTCCCTCACCGGAAAATACCTGCGCGGCGACATGTTCATCGCCCCGCCCGAAACCCGGCGCAAGCCCAAGGACTCCATCGTCATCAAGGGAGTGGAGACCAACAACCTCAAGAATCTCGACGTGGAGATTCCCCTCGGCGTCATGACCTGCGTCACCGGTGTGTCCGGCTCCGGCAAGAGTTCGCTCGTCATGGATTCGCTCTACAAGCACATCCAGCTCTACAACGGCAACAAGGCAAACAATCCCGGCAAGATCGCGGGAATCAACGGCCTCGACAAGATCGAAAAGGTCATCTCCATCGACCAGACGCCCATCGGCCGCACTCCCCGATCCAACCCGGCGACCTATACGAAAATCTTCGATGAAATCCGCAAGATATTTGCCGGATCAAAGGAAGCCCGCACCCGAGGCTACCAGCCCGGACGTTTTTCCTTCAACGTCAAGGGGGGCCGCTGCGAAGCGTGCAAGGGAGACGGACAGATCCGGGTCGAGATGCACTTCCTGCCCGATGTGTACGTCACCTGCGAAACCTGCAAGGGCAAGCGCTACAACGCCCAGACCCTTGAGGTCGAATACCGGGGCAAGAACATCGCGGACGTCCTCGCCATGACCGTGCGGCAGGCCCGCGAATTCTTTGCCAACCATCCGCCGCTCATGCGCCGCCTCGACGTGCTCGCGCAGGTCGGTCTGGAATATCTCCAGCTCGGCCAGCCCGCCACGACCCTTTCGGGCGGCGAAGCGCAGCGCATCAAGATATCCCGCGAACTCGGCAAACGGAACCTGCCCGGAGCGCTCTACATCCTTGACGAACCGACCACGGGCCTGCACATGCACGAAGTCGGCAAGCTCATCCGGGTGCTCCACGCCCTTGTGGACAAAGGCGCGACCGTCATCGTCATCGAGCACAACACCGACGTCATCATGGCCTCGGACCACGTCATCGACCTCGGCCCCGGCGGAGGAGAACACGGCGGCCAGATCGTGGCCTCCGGCACTCCCGAACAGATCATCGCCAACCCGGATTCGGTCACCGGGAAGTTCCTGTAA
- a CDS encoding AMP-binding protein: MVRGSCVRAQSSQGTPDHSENHFHEFTGPDHRRHSYVLPRIRDRTSRETAETQSGNPSGKSCWRPKGHQGNFRRGSRKLGACARDFKNFEDYGKIPPLRKQDIIKWQSEHGLGWFLNCEPGQLGRIYQSPGPIFDPEGREPDYWAWSEGFFAAGFRPGDLAQMTFSYHMTPAGLMLEEPLRDIGCGVIPAGPGNTDKQIEFLTQLPVTAFVGMTSYLKVIGQKAMAAGLDLKKDFHLEKAYVAAEPLTENLRQEVETMFGITIRQGYGTADVGCIAYECMALSGMHLSNFRHVEICDPKTGEPLPDGETGEVVVTPFFQDYPLIRLATGDLSSIDDSECECGRTARKLTGWKGRADDTAKVKGQFVYPAQAASVFKEYPDVANWQIRVNNQGGRDSLIVLVETGMEFDEKKFIVDFQNTMKLKPVVEVVEPGTVPDDAAKLVDERTFD, from the coding sequence ATGGTAAGGGGAAGCTGTGTTCGCGCACAATCTTCGCAAGGCACGCCGGATCATTCGGAAAATCATTTTCACGAGTTCACAGGCCCAGACCACCGGAGGCATTCATATGTACTACCACGAATACGAGACAGAACCTCGCGAGAAACGGCTGAAACGCAAAGTGGAAATCCGTCAGGGAAGTCCTGCTGGAGGCCGAAAGGACATCAGGGGAATTTCAGGCGCGGCTCAAGAAAGCTGGGAGCCTGTGCGCGGGATTTCAAGAACTTTGAGGATTACGGAAAAATCCCCCCGCTGAGAAAACAGGACATCATCAAATGGCAGAGTGAACACGGACTGGGCTGGTTCCTGAACTGTGAGCCGGGGCAGCTTGGGCGTATTTACCAGTCACCGGGACCGATCTTCGACCCGGAAGGCCGCGAACCGGATTACTGGGCGTGGTCGGAAGGCTTCTTCGCTGCGGGATTCAGACCGGGCGATCTGGCGCAGATGACGTTTTCCTATCACATGACACCGGCGGGACTGATGCTGGAGGAGCCGCTGCGGGACATCGGATGCGGCGTGATTCCGGCTGGTCCCGGCAACACGGACAAACAGATCGAATTTCTGACACAGCTTCCGGTCACGGCATTCGTGGGCATGACAAGCTACCTGAAAGTAATCGGCCAAAAGGCCATGGCCGCCGGTCTTGATCTCAAAAAGGACTTCCATCTGGAAAAGGCATACGTGGCTGCCGAGCCGCTGACCGAAAATCTCAGGCAGGAAGTGGAAACCATGTTCGGGATCACGATCCGGCAGGGCTACGGCACGGCGGATGTGGGCTGCATCGCCTACGAGTGCATGGCCCTGAGCGGCATGCACCTGTCCAACTTCCGTCACGTGGAAATCTGTGACCCCAAGACGGGCGAACCGCTGCCCGACGGCGAAACCGGCGAAGTGGTGGTCACACCGTTTTTCCAAGATTATCCGCTGATCCGGCTGGCGACCGGCGATCTGTCGTCCATTGACGACAGCGAGTGCGAATGCGGACGGACAGCCCGGAAACTGACCGGCTGGAAAGGCCGCGCCGATGACACGGCCAAGGTCAAGGGACAGTTTGTCTACCCGGCCCAGGCCGCTTCCGTTTTCAAGGAATATCCGGATGTTGCGAATTGGCAGATTCGAGTGAACAATCAGGGTGGACGAGACAGCCTCATCGTGCTAGTTGAGACTGGAATGGAGTTCGACGAGAAGAAATTCATCGTCGATTTTCAGAACACCATGAAATTGAAACCCGTCGTCGAGGTCGTTGAACCGGGCACAGTACCGGATGACGCCGCAAAACTCGTCGATGAGAGGACTTTCGATTAA
- a CDS encoding universal stress protein: MSIKTILWPTDLSSHSKKAISQVVSLSEKYGAQVVVLYASVDLCSYFPAYGKYPGTAMLNDFRDWAVEHARAALNKLCENELKSCPEIRIRLAQGDPVEAILEHVGKEKADLIVMSTHGLGLEKRGGTPSGLGSVTDRIVKNSPVPVHLINPLES; this comes from the coding sequence ATGTCCATCAAGACGATTCTGTGGCCTACGGATTTGTCCAGTCACTCGAAAAAGGCGATCTCTCAGGTGGTTTCGCTGTCTGAGAAGTACGGCGCCCAGGTCGTCGTGCTGTATGCGTCCGTTGATCTGTGTTCGTATTTTCCGGCCTACGGCAAATACCCTGGTACGGCGATGCTGAATGATTTCCGCGACTGGGCAGTGGAACATGCCCGTGCTGCACTGAACAAGCTGTGCGAGAACGAATTGAAAAGCTGCCCCGAGATCAGGATTCGTCTCGCGCAGGGCGACCCGGTCGAAGCCATTTTGGAACATGTTGGCAAGGAGAAGGCCGACTTGATCGTCATGTCCACCCATGGCCTTGGGCTGGAAAAGCGGGGCGGCACACCGTCGGGGCTGGGCAGTGTGACCGACAGGATCGTCAAGAATTCCCCGGTGCCGGTCCATCTGATCAATCCGCTTGAGTCCTGA
- a CDS encoding cation:proton antiporter, with the protein MFSPASMLITLGLLFLAGLATDFIGRHTFLPRVSALILLGFLAGPSGFDILPDITSVWFPYVTDMILVMVGFLLGSSLTFTELRESGKSVFLISISVVVVTTLLVGAGLWMIGVPLPLSLLCGGIASSTDPTATMDVVHEMNIRNLPSRILLRIVAIDDAWGLIIFSILLVFVQSSVGGGGAGIVLTALWDIGGALFVGVALGLPMSFLTGRIRPGEPTLTEAVGMVLLCGGVALWLNVSHLLASMTMGIVVANLARHHTRPFRAIERIEWPFVVLFFIFAGASIHMEHLFDAGFVILAYMALRILGRFFGAKIGGRMAGAGIRMENWMGLALMPQAGVSLGMALVASHRFAGLDSIVTIVVSATVFFEIVGPVCVRFALRRMSS; encoded by the coding sequence ATGTTTTCACCGGCTTCAATGCTCATTACGCTGGGGCTGCTGTTTCTTGCAGGCCTCGCCACTGACTTCATCGGCCGACATACGTTTCTGCCGAGAGTGTCGGCGCTCATCCTGCTCGGTTTTCTGGCCGGCCCGTCGGGGTTCGACATTCTTCCTGATATCACTTCCGTCTGGTTTCCATATGTAACCGACATGATTCTGGTCATGGTGGGTTTCCTGCTCGGAAGTTCCTTGACTTTTACGGAACTCAGGGAGTCCGGTAAAAGCGTGTTCCTGATTTCCATAAGCGTGGTCGTCGTGACGACACTGCTGGTGGGCGCGGGTCTGTGGATGATCGGCGTGCCGCTGCCGTTGTCCCTTCTGTGTGGCGGGATCGCTTCTTCAACCGATCCAACAGCCACGATGGATGTCGTCCATGAGATGAACATCAGGAACCTGCCTTCCAGAATCCTGCTGCGTATTGTCGCAATTGATGATGCGTGGGGACTCATCATTTTCAGTATTCTGCTCGTGTTTGTGCAGTCCTCGGTTGGCGGTGGCGGGGCAGGCATTGTCCTCACCGCTCTTTGGGATATCGGCGGGGCCTTGTTCGTCGGTGTCGCCCTCGGCCTGCCAATGAGTTTTCTCACTGGCCGCATCCGTCCCGGAGAACCGACCCTGACCGAAGCTGTCGGCATGGTCCTGCTGTGCGGCGGAGTCGCGCTCTGGCTGAACGTCTCACACCTGCTGGCATCCATGACCATGGGCATCGTGGTTGCCAATCTTGCCAGACACCATACCCGTCCGTTTCGAGCTATCGAGCGCATTGAGTGGCCCTTTGTCGTGTTGTTTTTCATCTTTGCCGGAGCATCCATTCACATGGAGCACCTTTTTGACGCGGGTTTCGTTATTCTGGCTTACATGGCTTTACGAATTCTGGGGCGTTTTTTCGGAGCCAAGATCGGCGGCAGAATGGCAGGTGCGGGAATTCGGATGGAAAACTGGATGGGGTTGGCCTTGATGCCTCAGGCTGGAGTCTCATTGGGAATGGCCCTTGTCGCTTCCCATCGTTTCGCTGGGCTTGATTCAATCGTCACGATTGTCGTTTCCGCCACGGTTTTTTTTGAAATTGTCGGGCCGGTGTGTGTGCGGTTTGCGCTTCGCCGCATGAGTTCATGA
- a CDS encoding IscA/HesB family protein yields MINVTESAQQELTSYFADKETQPIRIHLADGGCSGPRLSLALDEARDGDKSVEKGDFTFLIHEELAEATGVVTIDMTEYGFSLESEKEIPGMGGGCGCSSGGCSSGGCGC; encoded by the coding sequence ATGATTAACGTAACAGAATCCGCACAGCAGGAACTGACTTCATATTTCGCAGACAAGGAAACCCAGCCCATCCGGATTCATCTGGCTGATGGCGGGTGTTCCGGCCCGCGCCTGTCCCTGGCGCTTGATGAAGCCCGTGACGGCGACAAAAGTGTTGAGAAGGGCGATTTCACCTTTCTCATCCACGAAGAACTGGCTGAGGCCACCGGCGTGGTGACCATCGATATGACAGAGTACGGCTTTTCTCTTGAAAGCGAAAAGGAAATCCCCGGCATGGGCGGCGGTTGCGGCTGCTCTTCCGGCGGTTGTTCCTCCGGCGGCTGCGGCTGCTAG